Proteins from a genomic interval of Mustela lutreola isolate mMusLut2 chromosome 4, mMusLut2.pri, whole genome shotgun sequence:
- the LOC131829379 gene encoding LOW QUALITY PROTEIN: T-complex protein 1 subunit eta-like (The sequence of the model RefSeq protein was modified relative to this genomic sequence to represent the inferred CDS: substituted 1 base at 1 genomic stop codon): protein MMPTPVILLKEGTDSSQGIPQLVSNISACQVIAEAVRTTLGPRGMDKLIVDGXGKATISNNGATILKLLDVVHPAAKTLVDIAKSQDAEVGDGTTSVTLLAAEFLKQVKPYVEEGLHPQIIIQAFRTATQLAVNKIKEIAVTVKKEDKVEQRKLLEKCAMIALSSKLISQQKAFFAKMVVDAVMMLDDLLQLKMIGIKKVQGGALEESQLVAGVAFKKTFSYAGFEMQPKKYNNPMIALLNVELELKAEKDNAEIRVHTVEDYQAIVDAEWNILYDKIERIHHSGAKVVLSKLPIGDVATQYFADRDMFCAGRVPEEDLKRTMMACGGSIQTSVNALSSDVLGRCQIFEETQIGGERYNFFTGCPKAKTCTIIFHGGAEQFMEEREWSLHNAIMIVRRAIKNNSVVAGSEAIEMELSKYLRDFFFFFFFFFCSHTCCFLIPRKQQLLIGVYAKALEIIPGQLCDNAGFDATNILNKLRARHAQGGMWYGVDINNEDIADNFEAFVWEPAMVRINALTAASEAACLIVSVDETIKNPRSTVDAPPAAGQGRGRGRLH from the exons ATGATGCCCACACCAGTTATCCTGTTGAAAGAGGGGACTGATAGCTCCCAAGGCATCCCCCAGCTTGTAAGTAACATCAGTGCCTGCCAGGTGATTGCAGAGGCTGTACGAACCACCCTGGGCCCTCGTGGCATGGACAAGCTGATCGTAGATGGCTGAGGCAAAGCAACAATTTCTAATAATGGGGCCACAATTCTGAAACTCCTTGATGTTGTCCATCCTGCAGCAAAGACTCTAGTGGACATTGCCAAATCCCAAGATGCTGAGGTTGGTGATGGTACCACCTCTGTGACCCTGCTGGCTGCTGAGTTTCTGAAGCAAGTAAAACCCTATGTGGAGGAAGGTTTGCACCCACAGATCATCATCCAAGCATTCCGCACTGCCACCCAGTTGGCAGTTAACAAGATCAAAGAGATCGCTGTGACCGTGAAGAAGGAAGATAAAGTGGAGCAGAGGAAGCTGTTGGAGAAATGTGCCATGATCGCCCTGAGCTCCAAGCTGATTTCCCAGCAGAAAGCCTTCTTTGCCAAGATGGTGGTGGATGCAGTGATGATGCTCGATGATCTGTTGCAGCTGAAGATGATTGGAATCAAGAAGGTGCAAGGTGGTGCCCTGGAGGAGTCCCAGCTGGTAGCTGGCGTCGCGTTCAAGAAGACTTTCTCTTATGCTGGGTTTGAAATGCAACCCAAAAAGTACAATAATCCAATGATTGCCCTTTTAAATGTCGAGCTTGAGCTGAAAGCTGAGAAAGATAATGCTGAAATCAGAGTCCACACCGTTGAGGATTATCAGGCAATTGTCGATGCCGAATGGAACATTCTCTATGACAAGATAGAGAGGATCCATCATTCTGGAGCGAAAGTCGTCTTGTCCAAACTCCCCATTGGGGATGTGGCCACCCAGTACTTTGCTGACAGGGACATGTTCTGTGCTGGCCGAGTACCGGAGGAGGATCTGAAGAGGACAATGATGGCGTGTGGAGGCTCCATTCAAACCAGTGTGAATGCTCTGTCATCAGACGTGCTGGGCCGCTGCCAGATCTTTGAAGAGACCCAGATTGGCGGCGAGAGGTACAATTTCTTCACTGGCTGCCCCAAGGCCAAGACTTGCACTATCATCTTTCATGGTGGTGCTGAGCAGTTTATGGAGGAGAGAGAGTGGTCCCTACACAATGCCATCATGATTGTCAGGAGGGCCATCAAGAACAATTCAGTGGTGGCTGGCAGTGAGGCCATTGAGATGGAGCTCTCTAAGTACCtgcgggatttttttttttttttttttttttttttttgcagtca TACCTGCTGCTTTCTCATTCCGAGAAAGCAGCAGCTGTTGATCGGGGTATATGCCAAAGCCTTGGAAATTATCCCAGGCCAGCTGTGTGATAATGCTGGCTTTGATGCCACAAACATCCTCAACAAGCTGCGGGCTCGGCATGCCCAGGGGGGCATGTGGTACGGAGTGGACATCAATAACGAGGACATCGCTGACAACTTCGAGGCCTTCGTATGGGAGCCAGCCATGGTGCGCATCAATGCCCTGACCGCAGCGTCTGAAGCTGCCTGCCTTATCGTGTCGGTAGACGAAACCATCAAAAACCCTCGCTCAACAGTGGATGCTCCCCCAGCGGCAGGCCaaggccggggccggggccgcctGCATTGA